The region GCGTGCTGCTTACGCCTTCACCGCCAAGCCCGCCCAGGTCGCCCGTGTCATCGATGCCCTGCGTCAGAAGCAGGAATCGGAGGGTGCTGCCGCCTGACCAGGTGGCAGTACCAGTTCACAACCCCCTGCTTCTCGCGGGTCCGCACCGGCCCGCGAAGCGCCAACTGAAAGGAACGCCATCATGGCGAAGCTCTCCACCGACGAGCTCCTGTCCGCCTTCGAGGAGCTCACGCTCATCGAGCTCTCCGACTTCGTGAAGGCCTTCGAGGAGAAGTTCGACGTCACCGCCGCTGCTCCGGTCGCCGCTGTTGCTGCCGGCCCCGCGGGTGGCGCGCCGGCCGAGGCCGCCGAGGAGAAGACCGAGTTCGACGTCATCCTCGAGGCTGCCGGCGACAAGAAGATCCAGGTCATCAAGGAGGTGCGCGCGCTCACGTCCCTCGGTCTCAAGGAGGCCAAGGACCTGGTCGACGGCGCGCCGAAGCCGGTTCTCGAGGGCGCCGACAAGGACGCCGCCGAGAAGGCGAAGGCCGCCCTGGAGGGCGCCGGCGCCACCGTCACCCTCAAGTGACCTCAGGCTCCACCGCCTTCGGGCTGGTGTGACGGTCGCCCGGGCTCGTCCCGGGCACCGTCCGCCGACTGCAGAGGCCCGCACCCCTCGGGGTGCGGGCCTCTCGCGTGCGCGGGTGGTCCGGCGAGGTCGGGCGGGAATATCACCCGCGGCCCACCCGTTGAACCCCCGCATGCCGGCTCGTCCGGCCGTCGCGCCGCGCCAGTGCGGATACGCAACGATTCGAGGTTTACCACGGTCTCAAGGTGCACGCCTTGGGGCGACTGGACATACTAGAACCAGATAGGTATGCTAGCGCTTTGCGCCCGCGTGTGCCCTCGACGCCTCCCCCTGCTTCCCGAAAGTCCTGGTCGCATCCCCTCTCAGGGGATGCCCACCGGTGACCGGTGAATCCGGCAGAGCATCCTGCAGCACCGCAGAGCGTACAGCGTTCACCCGAACTGCAGGGAAGGACCCCTCTTGGCTGCCTCGCGCACCCCTTCAGCTCCGTCCGCCGAAGCCATTGCGAACCGTACCGCTTCCCGTCGCGTTTCCTTCGCAAAGATCTATGAGCCACTCGAGGTCCCCGACCTGCTTGGCCTGCAGACCGAGAGCTTCGACTGGCTCCTTGGTAACCCAGCCTGGCAGGGCAGGGTAGAAACTGCCAAGGCGGCTGGTCGTAATGATGTCCCGGAAACCTCCGGACTGGAAGAGATCTTCGAGGAGATCTCCCCGATCGAGGACTTCGGCTCCTCGATGTCCCTCTCCTTCTCGAACCACCGCTTCGAGCCGCCGAAGTACACGGCGGACGAGTGCAAGGAGAAGGACTTCACCTACGCGGCGCCGCTGTTCGTCACCGCGGAGTTCGTCAACTACACCACCGGTGAGATCAAGAGCCAGACGGTCTTCATGGGCGACTTCCCGCTCATGACGGCGCGCGGCACCTTCATCATCAACGGCACCGAGCGCGTCGTCGTCTCGCAGCTGGTGCGTTCCCCGGGCGTGTACTTCGAGCGCACCCCGGACAAGACCAGCGACAAGGACGTCTTCTCCGCGAAGATCATCCCCTCGCGTGGCGCCTGGCTCGAGTTCGAGATCGACAAGCGCGACGCCGTCGGCGTGCGCGTCGACCGCAAGCGCAAGCAGTCCGTCACGGTGCTGCTCAAGGCGCTCGGCATGCCCGAGTCGGAGATCCGC is a window of Promicromonospora sukumoe DNA encoding:
- the rplL gene encoding 50S ribosomal protein L7/L12, encoding MAKLSTDELLSAFEELTLIELSDFVKAFEEKFDVTAAAPVAAVAAGPAGGAPAEAAEEKTEFDVILEAAGDKKIQVIKEVRALTSLGLKEAKDLVDGAPKPVLEGADKDAAEKAKAALEGAGATVTLK